Proteins from a genomic interval of Rosa chinensis cultivar Old Blush chromosome 2, RchiOBHm-V2, whole genome shotgun sequence:
- the LOC112187597 gene encoding UDP-glycosyltransferase 82A1 has product MGNMKCIKRRSKTIILVPYPAQGHVTPMLKLASAFLSHGFDPVLVIPDFIHRQIVPKIESKDKIQCMPIPDGLDKDAPRDFFTIEKAMEHNMPVHLEKLVHHLDEDGAVVCIVIDLLASWAIEVANRCGVPAAGFWPAMRATYRLIGAIPEMIRTGLISDAGFPRQLGGTCFLPNQPMLSSEELPWLIGTPAARKARFKFWTRTLDRSRSLQWLLVNSFPNECCLDDEQSQHQQLDLHQQVQTTTQTQQQVYPIGPLSKFTTTKNPSFWEEDTNCLSWLDKQKPNTVIYISFGSWVSPIGEAKVKGLASALEALGKPFIWVLGSSWREGLPIGYLEKVSKIGKVVSWAPQMEILKHKAIGCYLTHCGWNSTMEAIQCQKRLLCYPVAGDQFVNCGYVVNLWRIGVRLGGFGEKDVEEGLKRVMEEDEMGNRLRKLYERTMGDEANSRAGSKLTDFIDQLSLRC; this is encoded by the exons ATGGGGAATATGAAGTGCATAAAGAGGAGGTCCAAAACCATCATCCTGGTTCCATATCCGGCTCAGGGACATGTAACTCCTATGCTTAAGTTAGCCTCCGCCTTCCTCAGCCACGGCTTTGATCCGGTGCTGGTCATACCGGACTTCATTCACCGCCAGATTGTCCCGAAAATCGAATCCAAAGATAAGATTCAATGCATGCCAATCCCGGACGGGTTGGACAAGGACGCCCCGAGGGACTTCTTCACCATCGAGAAGGCCATGGAACACAACATGCCTGTTCATTTAGAGAAACTTGTTCATCATCTGGATGAAGATGGAGCTGTTGTGTGCATAGTCATTGATTTGCTTGCGTCGTGGGCTATAGAAGTAGCCAATCGGTGTGGGGTCCCTGCGGCAGGGTTCTGGCCGGCCATGCGGGCTACGTACCGGTTGATCGGAGCCATTCCGGAGATGATCAGGACAGGTCTCATCTCTGATGCAG GGTTTCCAAGGCAATTAGGTGGTACATGCTTCTTACCTAATCAACCCATGCTGTCCAGTGAAGAGCTACCATGGTTGATTGGCACTCCAGCTGCAAGAAAAGCaagattcaaattttggactagaACCCTGGACAGATCAAGATCTCTCCAATGGCTCCTTGTGAATTCATTCCCAAATGAATGTTGCTTGGATGATGAGCAATCACAACATCAACAACTTGATCTTCATCAACAGGTCCAAACCACCACCCAAACCCAACAACAAGTTTACCCAATTGGTCCCTTGAGCAAGTTCACAACCACCAAAAATCCTAGCTTTTGGGAAGAAGACACAAACTGCTTAAGCTGGCTAGACAAGCAGAAGCCGAACACTGTAATTTACATCTCTTTTGGGAGTTGGGTTAGTCCCATTGGAGAAGCTAAGGTCAAAGGATTGGCATCAGCACTTGAAGCCTTGGGGAAGCCATTCATTTGGGTGTTGGGGTCTTCATGGCGTGAAGGATTACCAATTGGGTACTTAGAAAAAGTGTCAAAGATAGGCAAAGTTGTGTCTTGGGCACCACAAATGGAGATCTTGAAGCACAAAGCTATCGGATGTTATCTAACACATTGTGGGTGGAATTCAACGATGGAGGCCATCCAGTGCCAAAAGAGACTCTTGTGTTATCCTGTGGCTGGTGATCAGTTTGTGAATTGTGGCTACGTTGTAAATTTGTGGAGGATTGGGGTGAGATTAGGTGGGTTTGGAGAGAAGGATGTTGAAGAAGGATTGAAGAGGGTGATGGAGGAGGATGAGATGGGGAATAGGTTGAGGAAGTTATATGAGAGGACTATGGGAGATGAGGCTAATTCTAGAGCTGGGTCAAAACTCACCGACTTCATTGATCAGCTTAGCTTAAGATGTTAA
- the LOC112187599 gene encoding OVARIAN TUMOR DOMAIN-containing deubiquitinating enzyme 11, translating into MNGSYSNASESSSSSLNSSSHDTEDDLTIATVLAEEEKQKSDGRLGKRLSHLDSIPHTPRVNGEIPDVNDATQDHKRLSERLATYDLSELQIEGDGNCQFRAIADQLFRNPDYHKHVRKQVIKQLKHHRKLYEAYVPMKYKSYLRKMKKKGEWGDHLTLQAAADRFGAKICLITSFRDTCYIEILPKDRNPTRELWLSFWSEVHYNSLYATADVPTRSPRKKHWLF; encoded by the exons ATGAATGGAAGCTATAGCAATGCAAGTGAGAGCTCAAGCTCGAGTTTGAATAGCAGCTCTCATGATACCGAGGATGACCTGACCATTGCAACTGTCTTGGCAGAAGAGGAAAAGCAGAAAAGTGATGGCAGGCTGGGGAAAAGACTCTCCCACTTAGATTCGATTCCG CACACTCCCAGGGTGAATGGGGAGATACCTGATGTGAATGATGCTACTCAGGACCATAAGAGGCTTTCAGAAAG GCTGGCTACCTATGATCTATCTGAGCTGCAAATTGAGGGTGACGGAAATTGCCAG TTTCGAGCAATAGCTGATCAGTTGTTTCGCAATCCGGATTACCATAAGCATGTTAGAAAGCAGGTTATAAAGCAG TTAAAGCATCACAGAAAACTCTATGAAGCTTATGTCCCAATGAAATACAAAAGTTACCTGAGGAAGATGAAAAA AAAAGGGGAGTGGGGAGATCATCTGACCCTACAGGCAGCTGCTGACCGA TTTGGAGCCAAAATTTGTTTAATCACCTCTTTTCGGGATACTTGCTACATTGAGATCCTTCCTAAAGACAGGAATCCTACCCGAG agctTTGGCTGAGCTTTTGGAGTGAAGTGCATTACAACTCACTATATGCTACTGCAG ATGTTCCCACAAGAAGTCCCAGAAAGAAGCATTGGCTTTTCTAG
- the LOC112187596 gene encoding heat shock 70 kDa protein 17, with the protein MQSRMASILLKLGFCLSLLCLVISPAQSAVMSIDLGSEWLKVAVVNLKRGQSPISVAINEMSKRKTPVLVAFHSGDRLMGEEAAGLVARYPEKVFSQARELIGKPFSHGKSFLDSLYLPFDITEDSRGTVSFKIDDKVSTYSAEELVAMILGYAADLAEFHSKVEIKDAVITVPPYFGQAERKGLVRAAQLAGINVLSLINEHSGAALQYGIDKDFSNESRHVIFYDMGTSSTYAALVYFSAYNAKEFGKTVSVNQFQVKDVRWNPELGGHNLELRLVEHFADEFNKQVGNGVDVRKSPKAMAKLKKQVKRTKEILSANTMAPISVESLYDDRDFRSTITREKFEELCEDLWEKSLVPVKEVLKHSGLKVDELYAVELIGGATRVPKLQAKLQEFLGRKELDRHLDADEAIVLGAALHAANLSDGIKLNRKLGMVDGSSYGFVLELDGPDLLKDDSTRQLLVPRMKKLPSKMFRSFTHSKDFEVSLAYESEALLPPGATSPLFAKYAVSGLTDASEKYASRNLSSPIKASLHFSLSRSGILSFDRADAVVEITEWVEVPKKNLTVENATTVSPNISSETGAQNSSAESNDNLKTDDGGNSNASNATVEEQGSADLGIEKKLKKRTFRVALKIVEKTVGPAMAPSKESLAEAKRKLEELDKKDAERRKTAELKNNLEGYIYATKEKLETLEELEKISTSEERQTFIGKLDEVQEWLYMDGEDATASEFQERLDMLKANGDPIFFRFKEISARPEAVKHARKYLVELQQIVNGWESNKSWLPKDRITEVLSDADKLKTWLDEKEAEQKKTPGFNTPVFTSEDVYMKVFDLQEEVDSINRIPKPKPKIEKPTSNETESTGEKPKDSNMTSESSSQDDRTGSEPEGHDEL; encoded by the exons ATGCAATCTAGGATGGCGTCGATCTTATTGAAGCTAGGGTTTTGCTTATCCCTCCTATGCCTTGTGATTTCGCCTGCCCAATCTGCGGTTATGAGCATAGATCTAGGCTCCGAGTGGCTCAAAGTTGCGGTAGTGAACCTAAAACGAGGGCAGAGCCCGATTTCGGTTGCTATTAATGAAATGTCGAAGCGAAAAACCCCGGTCTTGGTTGCCTTTCACTCCGGTGACCGCCTTATGGGTGAGGAAGCGGCAGGGTTGGTTGCTCGGTACCCGGAGAAAGTGTTTTCTCAGGCAAGAGAGTTGATTGGGAAGCCCTTCAGTCACGGAAAGAGCTTTTTGGACTCGTTGTACTTGCCATTCGACATTACGGAAGATTCTAGGGGAACTGTGAGTTTCAAAATTGATGACAAGGTCAGTACTTACTCGGCTGAGGAACTAGTGGCTATGATCTTGGGTTATGCTGCTGATTTAGCTGAGTTTCATTCGAAAGTGGAAATAAAGGATGCCGTTATTACTGTTCCCCCCTACTTTGGACAAGCTGAGCGGAAGGGGTTAGTCCGGGCGGCACAGTTGGCTGGAATCAATGTTCTTTCTTTGATAAATGAGCATTCTGGTGCTGCATTGCAGTATGGGATTGATAAGGATTTCTCAAATGAGTCGAGGCATGTCATTTTCTATGATATGGGCACCAGCAGTACTTATGCAGCACTAGTATATTTCTCGGCTTATAATGCCAAGGAGTTTGGAAAGACTGTGTCGGTCAACCAATTTCAG GTCAAGGATGTCAGATGGAACCCAGAACTAGGGGGTCATAATTTGGAACTACGGTTGGTTGAGCATTTTGCAGATGAGTTCAATAAACAAGTGGGAAATGGGGTTGATGTGAGGAAGTCTCCAAAAGCAATGGCTAAATTGAAGAAACAGGTGAAACGCACAAAAGAAATTCTGAGTGCAAACACAATGGCTCCAATATCTGTTGAATCTCTTTATGATGATCGGGACTTCAG GAGCACCATAACTCGTGAGAAGTTTGAGGAGCTCTGCGAAGATCTGTGGGAGAAATCACTTGTACCTGTTAAAGAAGTGCTTAAGCATTCTGGTTTAAAGGTGGACGAGTTATATGCAGTGGAGTTGATAGGAGGTGCTACCAGAGTGCCAAAATTACAG GCTAAGCTTCAGGAATTTCTTGGAAGGAAAGAGTTGGACAGACATCTGGATGCTGATGAAGCTATAGTTCTTGGTGCCGCTTTGCATGCTGCTAATTTAAGCGATGGAATCAAACTGAATCGTAAGTTAGGAATGGTTGATGGTTCATCCTATGGGTTTGTGCTTGAGTTAGATGGCCCTGATCTTCTGAAAGATGACAGCACTAGACAGTTACTCGTACCGCGAATGAAGAAACTCCCTAGCAAG ATGTTCAGATCCTTTACCCATAGCAAAGACTTTGAGGTTTCACTAGCATATGAGAGTGAAGCTCTTTTACCCCCTGGTGCCACCTCTCCTCTATTTGCCAAGTATGCTGTGTCGGGATTGACAGATGCAAGTGAGAA GTATGCATCCCGGAATCTGTCTTCCCCAATCAAAGCAAGTCTGCATTTCTCTTTGAGTAGAAGTGGCATTTTGTCATTTGATCGTGCAGATGCTGTAGTTGAAATAACAGAATGGGTAGAAGTTCCTAAGAAGAATCTGACAGTTGAGAATGCAACTACTGTTTCCCCCAACATATCGAGCGAAACTGGTGCTCAGAACTCCTCAGCAGAAAGTAATGACAACTTGAAAACTGATGATGGGGGAAACAGTAACGCATCCAACGCTACTGTAGAAGAACAAGGTAGCGCCGATCTTGGTATTGAAAAGAAGCTGAAGAAGCGGACCTTCAGAGTTGCACTGAAG attGTTGAGAAGACGGTCGGACCAGCGATGGCTCCTTCAAAAGAATCTCTTGCTGAAGCCAAACGTAAATTAGAGGAATTAGACAAGAAGGATGCAGAGCGGAGGAAAACTGCAGAGTTGAAAAACAACTTGGAAGGATACATATATGCTACTAAAGAAAAG CTTGAAACATTGGAGGAACTTGAAAAGATTTCAACTAGTGAGGAACGCCAAACCTTCATTGGAAAGCTTGATGAG GTGCAAGAATGGCTCTACATGGATGGCGAAGATGCTACTGCGTCAGAGTTTCAGGAACGTCTAGATATGCTAAAAGCTAATGGTGACCCAATATTCTTTAG ATTTAAAGAGATCTCTGCACGGCCAGAAGCAGTGAAACACGCTCGAAAGTACCTTGTTGAGCTGCAGCAG ATTGTGAATGGCTGGGAGTCCAACAAATCTTGGCTTCCGAAAGATCGGATCACTGAG gttttgagTGATGCTGATAAGTTGAAGACTTGGTTGGATGAGAAGGAGGCTGAACAGAAAAA GACTCCTGGATTTAACACGCCAGTTTTCACATCCGAAGATGTATACATGAAGGTGTTTGATCTGCAAGAAGAG GTTGACAGCATTAACAGAATTCCCAAGCCAAAGCCTAAAATTGAGAAACCGACGAGCAATGAAACAGAGAGCACTGGAGAAAAGCCTAAAGACTCAAACATGACTTCTGAAAGTTCCTCACAAGACGACAGGACTGGTTCAGAACCTGAGGGCCATGACGAGCTATGA